A genome region from Arachis duranensis cultivar V14167 chromosome 6, aradu.V14167.gnm2.J7QH, whole genome shotgun sequence includes the following:
- the LOC107493255 gene encoding uncharacterized protein LOC107493255 — protein sequence MHNQQQRGRLGLASSNQSFVIQICGNTNTNSVVNNNNQHSLIHLLPQQNNISSSSSPSIKFNFSAMKLFHRFRKILMRFVFSSVPSGRGQSTAETRHHRSSERFEPPKTSCSSYYSSYSHYNEAIADCIEFFNKSAQDGNMDGRKSDVTNVV from the coding sequence atgcACAACCAACAACAAAGAGGAAGACTAGGTCTAGCTTCTTCAAATCAAAGCTTTGTTATACAAATATGTGGCAACACTAATACTAATAGTGTTGTTAATAACAATAATCAACATTCCCTTATTCATCTACTTCCTCAACAAAATAatatctcttcttcttcttctccttctatcAAGTTCAACTTCTCAGCCATGAAGCTCTTCCATCGATTCCGCAAGATTCTAATGCGGTTCGTGTTCTCCTCGGTGCCTTCTGGCCGCGGCCAGTCAACCGCGGAAACAAGGCACCACAGGAGCTCGGAGCGGTTCGAGCCGCCCAAGACATCATGCAGCTCATATTACTCTTCTTATTCTCACTACAATGAGGCCATTGCCGATTGCATCGAGTTCTTCAACAAGTCAGCTCAAGATGGCAACATGGATGGTCGAAAATCAGATGTTACTAATGTTGTCTAA
- the LOC107493254 gene encoding WEB family protein At1g75720 produces the protein MSMENGGVMMVGTRKGEIDTKPPFRSVKEAVSLFADKLLYASQFKQSEAIMENRVIIDEPLSLRHEAIEAELEETKQNLQKAKEETMSMAHCLSSLQEELELTRQELQQLKQESMGKHHPIMQEEEEEAVIIEDVKDMENNKNKNNVTKFDDDELQKKRYVTFANTPSLTHIISPSPQPLTLEVEKLKRHHSFGSEKKKKNKIKPLIPLIGFGGIFSKKKGNNY, from the exons ATGAGCATGGAAAATGGTGGTGTGATGATGGTGGGTACAAGAAAGGGAGAGATAGATACAAAGCCTCCCTTTCGCTCTGTCAAAGAAGCTGTCTCTTTATTCGCTGACAAACTTCTCTATGCATCTCAATTCAAACAG AGTGAAGCAATAATGGAAAATAGGGTTATTATTGATGAGCCTTTGAGCCTGAGGCATGAAGCCATTGAAGCTGAGCTTGAAGAGACAAAGCAAAACCTTCAAAAAGCTAAAGAAGAAACCATGTCAATGGCGCATTGTCTTTCTTCATTGCAAGAAGAGCTTGAACTCACAAGGCAAGAGCTTCAACAATTGAAGCAAGAATCCATGGGCAAGCATCATCCCATAatgcaagaagaagaagaagaagcggttATTATTGAAGATGTCAAGGATAtggagaataataaaaataaaaataatgtaacaaagtttgatgatgatgaattgCAAAAGAAAAGGTATGTGACTTTTGCAAATACACCCTCATTAACTCATATTATTTCACCGTCACCACAACCGCTTACACTTGAagttgaaaaattgaagaggcACCATTCATTTGGgagtgagaagaagaagaagaataagatcAAGCCACTTATTCCACTCATTGGTTTTGGAGGTAtcttttcaaagaaaaagggaaacaaTTATTAA
- the LOC107493256 gene encoding hexokinase-2, chloroplastic — protein sequence MSVIAVGSFLPPPPPYRRIKPRFTTMVSLRSDTVSVAETSSILRKLKEECATPLPVLRQVADAMSADMRAGLAAAHGLPMIPSFVEDLPTGNEKGLFYALDLGGTNFRVLRVQLGGNNERVVATDFDQVSIPPQLMSATCEELFDFIALGLAKLAAKDDGRFNLSPGKKGEIGFTFSFPVRQTSIDSGILVKWTKGFAVSGAAGRDVVACLNEAMERQGLDMQVSALVNDAVATLAGAEYWDNDVAVAIILGTGTNACYVEQIDAIPKLQGHVSSSGKMVSNXXXGAFSKRLPLTEFDRAMDAASINPGEQIFEKTISGMYLGEIVRLVLLEMAATGELFGKSIPENLYTPFILGTPDLCAMQQDKSGDLQGVGSLLYDKARVESTFSARKTVLEVCDTIVKRGGSLAGAGIVAILQKMEEDSKGVIFGKRTVVAIDGGLYENYPQYRTYMQDSVKELIGSEKSNNLVIEHSKDGSGIGAALLAATNSMYKHDF from the exons ATGTCAGTTATTGCCGTTGGATCATTCCTCCCGCCACCGCCGCCGTACCGGAGGATCAAGCCTCGCTTCACGACCATGGTGTCTCTCCGATCCGACACTGTATCGGTtgcagaaacaagcagcatatTGAGGAAGCTGAAGGAAGAGTGCGCCACGCCTCTTCCCGTACTTCGTCAAGTGGCGGATGCCATGTCAGCTGACATGAGAGCTGGCCTCGCCGCCGCACACGGCCTTCCCATGATACCCTCCTTCGTTGAGGATCTTCCCACTGG GAATGAGAAGGGATTGTTCTATGCTTTGGACCTTGGTGGAACCAACTTCCGTGTGCTGAGGGTGCAGTTGGGCGGAAACAATGAGCGTGTCGTCGCCACCGACTTCGACCAAGTGTCCATACCTCCTCAGCTTATGTCTGCTACATGTGAG GAGCTTTTTGATTTCATTGCTTTAGGACTAGCAAAACTCGCAGCAAAAGATGATGGTAGATTCAATTTGTCGCCTGGAAAGAAGGGAGAAATCGGGTTCACGTTTTCATTTCCAGTGAGGCAGACATCTATTGACTCCGGCATACTAGTCAAGTGGACCAAAGGTTTTGCAGTCAGTGGAGCA GCAGGAAGAGATGTGGTTGCTTGTTTGAATGAGGCTATGGAGAGGCAAGGACTAGATATGCAAGTCTCTGCTCTG GTGAATGATGCTGTGGCAACATTAGCTGGAGCAGAATATTGGGACAATGATGTTGCAGTTGCTATCATTTTAGGTACCGGAACCAATGCCTGCTATGTTGAGCAAATTGATGCCATTCCTAAGTTACAAGGTCATGTCTCCTCTTCTGGGAAAATGGTTAGTAA TNNNNNNNGGGGAGCATTCTCAAAACGTCTCCCTTTAACCGAGTTTGATAGAGCGATGGATGCTGCTAGTATCAACCCTGGTGAGCAG ATCTTTGAAAAGACAATCTCAGGAATGTATCTAGGGGAAATTGTGAGACTAGTGCTTCTGGAAATGGCTGCAACTGGTGAATTGTTTGGGAAATCAATCCCAGAAAATTTATATACGCCTTTCATACTTGG gACCCCAGATCTATGTGCCATGCAGCAGGACAAGTCAGGTGATTTACAAGGCGTTGGGTCCCTCCTCTATGATAAAGCAAGG GTTGAGTCCACTTTTAGTGCAAGGAAAACCGTTTTAGAGGTTTGTGACACAATTGTGAAGCGGGGTGGAAGCTTAGCAGGTGCAGGAATTGTGGCGATTCTGCAAAAAATGGAGGAGGATTCAAAAGGAGTGATCTTTGGAAAGAGAACAGTTGTGGCCATTGATGGAGGCTTATATGAAAATTATCCTCAATACAGGACATATATGCAAGATTCGGTCAAAGAGCTCATAGGATCAGAGAAGTCAAACAATTTGGTAATTGAACATTCAAAAGATGGATCTGGCATAGGTGCTGCTCTTTTGGCAGCTACAAACTCCATGTACAAGCATGACTTCTAG
- the LOC107493253 gene encoding AP-2 complex subunit sigma, with protein sequence MIRFILLQNRQGKTRLAKYYVPLEDSEKHKVEYEVHRLVVNRDPKYTNFVEFRTHKVIYRRYAGLFFSLCVDITDNELAYLECIHLFVEILDHFFSNVCELDLVFNFHKVYLILDEFILAGELQETSKKAIIERMGELEKLE encoded by the exons ATG ATCCGATTCATTCTGCTGCAGAACAGGCAGGGGAAAACCCGTTTGGCGAAATACTATGTCCCTCTCGAGGATTCCGAGAAGCACAAGGTCGAATACGAGGTTCATCGCCTCGTTGTTAATCGAGACCCCAAATACACTAATTTCGTTGAG TTTAGGACTCACAAGGTAATATATAGGAGATATGCTGGCTTGTTCTTCTCTCTATGTGTTGACATTACTGATAATGAGCTTGCTTACTTGGAGTGCATCCATCTATTTGTGGAGATTTTGGATCACTTCTTTAGCAATGTGTGTGAGCTTGACTTGGTCTTCAACTTCCATAAG GTATATCTTATACTTGATGAATTCATTCTAGCGGGTGAATTGCAAGAAACTAGTAAGAag GCTATCATAGAGAGAATGGGGGAACTAGAAAAACTTGAGTAA
- the LOC107493252 gene encoding uncharacterized protein LOC107493252 (The sequence of the model RefSeq protein was modified relative to this genomic sequence to represent the inferred CDS: added 110 bases not found in genome assembly) — translation MNENTSGIAQQESPCTEISAREVTKISSSHETVHQKHQLDFPKKEEVLMASHSTSPMIDFHSLPVMENRNTNSTHGPELCLAMGLNMYKQSQIAHMERKPDMEFEMAKDVDCKQEQHKLKDRKETGEGLAFWPNLSRVPAANKGPNWLEAAICSSKPSFMETSSSSGKSSEVATQKTWKRCAVHVHISHIIHKLEVLKRGVVVEQQPKLHEFHHQMRSHDEGSKNGVLMEVPNFNGMRNNGVTSSSAPVTCQVENLRNPHQSKNGFLQQQCHYRDIQHAIPTPFAAYGPQKQSFNFLSLSSGSNGLKVDNSYDKIGTRLEALSKLQQVPYFQTLSQQNGLMSIPTTPQSQYASASYLDQLPVSGPQVRLQQPHYYGNPLCGTHYGSSTVSNKQQYQQNFWAVQLAAQGGSAANSNIMRTQYPNSQSGRHEYALSQCAQAILPRSPASLEALGSKITSISAQQQQLIASIQEKWARPSSSPFCK, via the exons TCAACTTGATTTTCCTAAAAAGGAAGAGGTATTGATGGCATCTCATAGCACTTCTCCAATGATAGATTTTCATTCCTTGCCTGTGATGGAAAATAGGAACACAAATTCAACACATGGTCCTGAGTTATGTCTAGCAATGGG ATTAAATATGTACAAACAATCACAAATTGCAcacatggagaggaagccagACATGGAATTTGAGATG GCCAAAGATGTTGATTGTAAGCAAGAACAACATAAACTGAAGGACAGAAAAGAAACAG GAGAAGGTCTTGCATTCTGGCCAAATTTATCAAGAGTACCAGCAGCCAACAAGGGCCCAAATTGGTTGGAAGCTGCCATATGTTCCTCCAAACCCAGTTTCATGGAAACTTCTTCTTCTAGTGGAAAG AGTTCAGAAGTTGCAACTCAAAAAACATGGAAGAGGTGTGCAGTTCATGTTCACATCAGCCATATCATCCACAAGTTGGAGGTTTTGAAAAGAGGAGTTGTTGTTGAACAACAACCTAAGCTTCATGAATTTCATCATCAAATGAGATCACACGATGAAGGGTCAAAGAATGGAGTTCTTATGGAAGTACCCAACTTCAATGGGATGAGAAATAATGGAGTTACTTCTTCTTCTGCACCTGTGACATGTCAAGTTGAAAATTTGAGGAACCCCCATCAAAGTAAGAATGGTTTTCTTCAACAACAATGCCATTACCGCGACATACAACATGCCATTCCAACGCCATTTGCGGCATATGGCCCTCAGAAACAA AGTTTCAACTTCTTGTCCTTGTCAAGTGGAAGTAATGGGTTAAAGGTGGACAATAGTTATGATAAGATTGGAACTAGGTTGGAAGCATTGTCAAAGTTGCAACAAGTGCCTTATTTTCAGACACTATCACAGCAGAATGGGCTCATGTCAATTCCTACAACACCTCAAAGTCAATATGCATCAGCTTCTTACCTTGATCAGCTTCCTGTCTCAGGACCACAG GTTCGGCTGCAGCAACCTCATTATTATGGTAACCCGTTATGTGGAACTCATTATGGTTCTTCAACGGTATCAAATAAACAACAGTACCAACAAAACTTTTGGGCAGTGCAATTAGCAGCACAAGGTGGGTCGGCGGCAAATAGCAACATTATGAGGACTCAATATCCTAATTCGCAAAGTGGAAGACATGAATATGCATTGAGTCAATGTGCACAAGCCATTCTTCCTCGTTCCCCTGCATCACTTGAAGCACTTGGATCCAAGATTACTTCAATCTCTGCCCAACAACAACAGCTCATTGCTTCTATACAGGAAAAATGGGCTAGACCTTCTTCGTCTCCCTTCTGTAAGTGA
- the LOC107493201 gene encoding uncharacterized protein LOC107493201 isoform X1 produces MDKARNLRRGAIRFSKSNNNKRPHMNHKQSKGHKLFVLKAAIGGGGDLKFSEKSKKGKVRSLSAVGKALSNCQMGCHVSEKEEQAQTLTHDDPSSSTTTIIATSKKLKVPKNFLNGVQHASVPRKLRSAMKKRSRESMLFDSEKVNHKIIGILESPKKDGIKKSKVSVKEENGEEWSQREGVCGPIITKDEEEVAETLYALAGMFPDNGMNENSKQLHEESLLKNTSVLEDLKENANASSEGYNIFIFSY; encoded by the exons ATGGACAAAGCTCGAAACTTGAGGCGTGGAGCTATCAGATTCTCAAAATCCAACAACAACAAGAGACCACACATGAATCATAAGCAATCTAAAGGACACAAACTCTTCG TTTTGAAAGCTGCTATTGGTGGTGGTGGGGACCTGAAATTCTCTGAGAAATCGAAAAAAGGAAAAGTGAGAAGCTTGAGTGCTGTTGGAAAAGCATTATCCAACTGCCAAATGGGTTGCCACGTttcagaaaaagaagaacaagcaCAAACACTAACACATGACgacccttcttcttctaccacCACCATTATTGCCACTAGCAAGAAACTTAAGGTTCCTAAAAAT TTTTTGAATGGTGTTCAACATGCCTCAGTCCCAAGGAAGCTACGTTCAG CCATGAAGAAGCGCAGCCGTGAATCCATGTTATTTGATTCAGAAAAGGTGAACCATAAGATAATAGGAATATTAGAATCTCCAAAAAAGGATGGAATAAAGAAATCCAAAGTGAGTGTG aaagaagaaaatgggGAAGAATGGTCCCAAAGGGAAGGTGTATGTGGCCCCATAATCACAAAAGATGAGGAAGAGGTTGCAGAGACTCTCTATGCCTTGGCTGGAATGTTCCCTGACAATGGCATGAATGAAAATAGTAAGCAGCTACATGAAGAATCTTTGTTAAAGAACACTTCTGTTTTGGAGGACTTGAAGGAGAATGCTAATGCTTCTTCTGAAGGTtataatattttcatcttcagcTATTAA
- the LOC107493201 gene encoding uncharacterized protein LOC107493201 isoform X2: MDKARNLRRGAIRFSKSNNNKRPHMNHKQSKGHKLFVLKAAIGGGGDLKFSEKSKKGKVRSLSAVGKALSNCQMGCHVSEKEEQAQTLTHDDPSSSTTTIIATSKKLKVPKNFLNGVQHASVPRKLRSAMKKRSRESMLFDSEKVNHKIIGILESPKKDGIKKSKKEENGEEWSQREGVCGPIITKDEEEVAETLYALAGMFPDNGMNENSKQLHEESLLKNTSVLEDLKENANASSEGYNIFIFSY, translated from the exons ATGGACAAAGCTCGAAACTTGAGGCGTGGAGCTATCAGATTCTCAAAATCCAACAACAACAAGAGACCACACATGAATCATAAGCAATCTAAAGGACACAAACTCTTCG TTTTGAAAGCTGCTATTGGTGGTGGTGGGGACCTGAAATTCTCTGAGAAATCGAAAAAAGGAAAAGTGAGAAGCTTGAGTGCTGTTGGAAAAGCATTATCCAACTGCCAAATGGGTTGCCACGTttcagaaaaagaagaacaagcaCAAACACTAACACATGACgacccttcttcttctaccacCACCATTATTGCCACTAGCAAGAAACTTAAGGTTCCTAAAAAT TTTTTGAATGGTGTTCAACATGCCTCAGTCCCAAGGAAGCTACGTTCAG CCATGAAGAAGCGCAGCCGTGAATCCATGTTATTTGATTCAGAAAAGGTGAACCATAAGATAATAGGAATATTAGAATCTCCAAAAAAGGATGGAATAAAGAAATCCAAA aaagaagaaaatgggGAAGAATGGTCCCAAAGGGAAGGTGTATGTGGCCCCATAATCACAAAAGATGAGGAAGAGGTTGCAGAGACTCTCTATGCCTTGGCTGGAATGTTCCCTGACAATGGCATGAATGAAAATAGTAAGCAGCTACATGAAGAATCTTTGTTAAAGAACACTTCTGTTTTGGAGGACTTGAAGGAGAATGCTAATGCTTCTTCTGAAGGTtataatattttcatcttcagcTATTAA
- the LOC107493211 gene encoding gibberellin-regulated protein 11, giving the protein MAISRTLLAAILISILILQIVESATIDCDSECKRRCALSSRPNLCERACGTCCNRCNCVPSGTSGHYEECPCYANQTTHGGVHKCP; this is encoded by the exons ATGGCCATCTCCAGAACTCTTCTTGCCGCAATCCTTATTTCTATCCTCATTCTTCAGATAGTTGAGTCAGCAACAATCG ATTGTGATAGTGAATGCAAGAGGAGGTGTGCATTATCATCAAGGCCGAACCTATGTGAGAGAGCTTGCGGCACTTGCTGTAACCGCTGCAATTGTGTGCCGTCGGGCACTTCCGGCCACTACGAGGAGTGCCCTTGTTATGCCAATCAAACCACCCATGGCGGCGTACATAAATGtccttaa
- the LOC107493210 gene encoding uncharacterized protein LOC107493210 yields the protein MNREFRVEAYPNFIPFIDRKKLSSHPYIFAPVCHSGHWWLWLINTRTRKCQILDPLHKKAPSDERKDINKFTGYVFSRLIAYAGGKPLEKGEKEKEIKAPYVKISGQKTSYDCAIYVMKWLELIEPENIKKGKYEWDNWTQEEVDHYRVEYASRILFSEINRQRDHAIRESSAIRLSKPSSVLLSPFCQINSEDVNG from the exons ATGAACAGAGAATTCAGGGTGGAAGCCTACCCCAATTTCATTCCCTTCATAGAtaggaaaaaattaagttcgcatccatat atttttgctcctGTTTGCCACTCGGGACATTGGTGGTTGTGGCTAATAAATACAAGAACGCGGAAATGTCAAATACTTGACCCGCTACACAAAAAAGCTCCAAGCGATGAGAGAAAGGACATTAATAAATTCACT gGATATGTATTTTCGAGATTGATAGCATATGCCGGCGGAAAACCTCTCGAGAAAggcgagaaggagaaggaaattaAAGCGCCATATGTTAAAATTTCAGGCCAAAAAACAAG CTATGACTGCGCAATTTACGTAATGAAGTGGCTTGAGTTAATAGAGCCGGAAAACATTAAAAAGGGGAAGTATGAATGGGATAACTGGACACAG GAGGAGGTGGACCACTACAGAGTGGAGTATGCTTCCCGGATACTATTCAGTGAGATTAATAGACAGAGAGATCACGCAATTAGAGAGAGTAGTGCTATAAGACTGTCGAAGCcatcctctgtattattgagtCCGTTTTGTCAGATTAATTCTGAGGATGTAAATGGGTAG